In Fundulus heteroclitus isolate FHET01 chromosome 16, MU-UCD_Fhet_4.1, whole genome shotgun sequence, a single genomic region encodes these proteins:
- the LOC105929917 gene encoding WW domain-binding protein 11, with product MGRRSTSSTKSGKFMNPTDQARKEARKRELKKNKKQRMMVRAAVLKMKDPRQIIRDMEKLDEMEFNPVQQPLLNEKVLRDKRKKLRETFERIVHLYERENPETYKELRKLELEYETKRGQLALYFDSVKNAESVEVDSIPLPDMPHAPSNIHIQDIPLPRAQPPSILKKSSSFGKPSSGAATLPSVPRLPPGKKPPGPPPGPPPPQVLALYGIPSRRSYGTDADPSIPGLDRDSAMDLGRDRDSGSDSDRDRDDGDDDSDSEEDSDEDGDDGADGDRARGNRQGDDRDEDRSERHAGRSVRFADSTADDSRDGKRKKKRLVKKTKAITPLQAMMLRMAGQSIPEEDEEEEVEEEYTDESDASDTEDRGPPGDSQPSQVIANPRLPPPPGAVGQQGPPPMQGPPMTGPPPLGPPPAPPMRPPGPPSGPPPAPPPGAPPFLRPPGMPGGIRGPMPRLLPPGPPPGRPPGPPPGPPPSLPPGPPPRGPPPRLPPPAPPGIPPPPPRAGAPPRPLAPPLSMFPPPLNSNVLSAPPSIVPRQKGPGSSQEGSQNNMPPPAMPMRPGVMQMPPPPGTAGSHHHAATIEKRANITSVAAAGGGLAAGAGAGGATISAKPQIINPKAEVTRFVPTALRVRRDKAGPMPGAATGPLEKAGGSAAGRRGDEGMGGGQWQKQQAASSMGLANPSHMGSVPQPSMKTKDQVYEAFMREMEGLL from the exons atggggCGACGTTCTACCTCCTCCACCAAGAGTGGGAAGTTTATGAATCCCACCGACCAGGCCA GAAAGGAGGCCAGGAAAAGGGagttaaaaaag AACAAGAAGCAGAGGATGATGGTGAGAGCCGCCGTGCTGAAGATGAAAGATCCCAGACAAATCATCAGAGACATGGAGAAGCTGGATGAGATGG AGTTCAACCCAGTTCAGCAGCCCTTGTTGAATGAGAAGGTACTGAGGGACAAGCGAAAGAAGCTACGGGAGACATTTGAACGCATCGTCCATCTGTATGAGAGGGAGAACCCGGAAACCTACAAGGAGCTGCGCAAACTGGAGCTCGAATATGAGACCAAACGAGGGCAGCTTGCGCTTTATTTCGACTCGGTCAAG AACGCAGAGTCAGTGGAAGTGGACAGCATCCCCTTACCCGACATGCCTCACGCCCCATCCAACATCCACATTCAGGACATCCCGTTACCGAGGGCTCAGCCTCCTTCTATACTGAAAAAAAGCTCCTCTTTTGG TAAACCATCCTCAGGAGCGGCCACACTTCCCAGTGTCCCACGTTTACCTCCAGGGAAGAaacctcctggaccccctcccGGCCCGCCCCCTCCACAGGTGCTGGCGCTGTACGGGATTCCATCTCGACGCAGCTACGGCACAGACGCAG ACCCGTCCATTCCTGGGTTAGACAGGGACTCTGCCATGGATCTGGGACGAGATCGGGACAGCGGGAGCGACAGCGACAGAGACCGGGATGACGGCGACGACGACAGCGACTCTGAGGAGGACAGCGACGAAGACGGAGATGATGGGGCAGACGGCGATAGAGCCCGTGGGAATCGGCAAGGGGACGATAGGGACGAGGACAGGAGCGAAAGACACGCTG GTCGCAGCGTGCGTTTTGCAGATTCAACAGCGGATGATTCGCGGGAcgggaaaagaaagaaaaagagattgGTGAAGAAGACGAAGGCCATTACTCCTCTGCAAGCCATGATGTTAAGGATGGCAG GTCAGTCAATTCCTGAGGAGGACGAAGAAGAGGAGGTGGAAGAGGAGTACACAGATGAGTCGGACGCCTCCGACACTGAGGATAGGGGGCCACCAGGGGACTCTCAGCCCTCTCAGGTTATAGCCAATCCACGTCTGCCCCCTCCTCCTGGGGCAGTTGGGCAGCAAGGACCTCCACCCATGCAAGGCCCACCGATGACCGGACCTCCTCCACTAGGCCCTCCACCAGCTCCTCCTATGCGACCTCCTGGTCCTCCCTCTGGCCCGCCCCCTGCACCCCCTCCAG GTGCCCCTCCATTTTTGAGGCCTCCTGGTATGCCCGGAGGAATTCGGGGTCCAATGCCTCGTCTCCTGCCCCCCGGTCCTCCACCTGGGCGACCACCCggccctcctccaggccccCCTCCCAGTCTCCCTCCTGGCCCCCCGCCACGTGGGCCTCCTCCCAGACTACCACCCCCAGCACCGCCAG GTATCCCACCTCCTCCCCCGAGAGCAGGAGCCCCCCCTCGTCCTCTTGCGCCACCACTCTCCATGTTTCCTCCACCTCTCAACTCCAATGTGCTCAGCGCTCCTCCCAGCATTGTTCCAAGGCAGAAAGGCCCAGGATCCAGCCAGGAAGGTTCACAGAACAACATGCCACCCCCCGCCATGCCCATGCGACCTGGAGTCATGCAGATGCCCCCTCCTCCCGGTACAGCCGGCAGCCACCACCACGCGGCCACCATCGAGAAAAGAGCCAACATCACTTCTGTGGCAGCTGCCGGAGGCGGCCTGGCGGCAGGCGCCGGCGCCGGGGGGGCTACCATCTCAGCCAAACCTCAAATTATCAACCCCAAGGCGGAGGTCACCCGCTTTGTGCCGACGGCACTGAGGGTGCGTAGAGACAAGGCTGGACCAATGCCGGGGGCAGCCACCGGGCCCCTGGAGAAAGCGGGGGGGAGTGCTGCCGGACGGAGAGGAGACGAAGGGATGGGAGGAGGACAGTGGCAGAAACAGCAAGCGGCTTCTTCAATGGGGCTGGCCAACCCGTCACACATGGGTTCTGTTCCTCAGCCCAGCATGAAGACTAAGGACCAAGTTTATGAAGCGTTTATGAGGGAGATGGAGGGATTGCTGTAA